A window of Excalfactoria chinensis isolate bCotChi1 chromosome Z, bCotChi1.hap2, whole genome shotgun sequence contains these coding sequences:
- the MIER3 gene encoding mesoderm induction early response protein 3 isoform X5, whose translation MLVHDYDDERTLEEEEMMEESKNFGSEIEDLEKEGNMPLEDLLAFYGYEPTIPVMAGSSADSSPSELADELPDMTLDKEEIAKDLLSGDDEETQSSADDLTPSVTSHEATDFFPRPLRSNTTCDGDKESDGEDVEADNGNSSEDLRKEIMVGSQYQAEIPPYLGRHSDNDKAYENEDHLLWKPDVISESKVKEYLFETSLRTGNEKLIGRIPEGLHTRDNEQALYELLKSSHNVKEAIERYCSNGKTSQEEMTAWTEEECRSFEHALLIYGKDFHLIQKNKVRTRTVAECVAFYYMWKKSERYDYFAQQTRFGKKRYNHHPGVTDYMDRLVDEAEALGGAVHSSALTSNSRTETIPDQQLSILNSITANELTALTNSVATVCHTSDVNCLDDAFPPMDSLPRAPVNHVPVGTEELLNLPSNGESDCFNLFETGFYHSELNPMNMCSEETERPAKRLKMGIAVPESFMNDVSVNNLGVDFENHTHHITSAKMAVSVADFSSLSSNETNGFINSHTLHQHTALHSE comes from the exons ATGCTGGTACATGATTATGATGATGAGCGAACTCTTGAAGAGGAGGAAATGatggaagaaagtaaaaatttCGGTTCTGAAATTGAAGATTTAGAAAAG GAAGGGAACATGCCGTTGGAAGATTTGCTGGCATTCTATGGCTATGAACCGACAATTCCAGTTATGGCAGGTTCCAGTGCGGATAGCTCTCCGAGTGAACTTGCAGATGAGCTTCCTGATATGACTCTAGATAAA GAAGAAATAGCTAAAGACCTCTTGTCAGGTGATGATGAAGAAACACAGTCCTCTGCTGATGACTTGACGCCATCTGTTACTTCACATGAGGCTACAGACTTCTTTCCTCGGCCGTTGCGAT cAAACACTACATGTGATGGAGATAAAGAATCAGATGGTGAAGATGTAGAAGCAGACAATGGTAACTCATCTGAAGATCTGAGAAAG GAAATAATGGTTGGTTCACAGTATCAGGCTGAAATTCCACCTTACCTTGGCAGACACAGTGATAATGATAAAG CGTATGAAAATGAAGATCATCTACTTTGGAAACCTGATGTGATCTCAGAAAGTAAAGTTAAAGAATACCTTTTTGAAACCTCCTtaagaacaggaaatgaaaaattaattggCAGAATTCCTGAAGGACTACATACACGGGATAACGAACAA GCACTGTATGAACTTCTCAAGAGTAGCCATAATGTTAAAGAAGCAATTGAGAGATACTGTTCAAATGGAAAGACATCTCAGG AAGAGATGACAGCATGGACAGAAGAAGAATGCAGAAGTTTTGAACATGCTCTTCTGATTTATGGTAAAGACTTTCATCTCATCCAAAAAAACAAG GTAAGAACCAGAACGGTTGCTGAGTGTGTGGCTTTCTATTACATGTGGAAAAAGTCGGAACGATACGATTACTTTGCTCAGCAAACAAGATTTGGAAAGAAGAGATATAACCATCATCCGGGAGTTAC AGATTACATGGATCGTTTGGTAGATGAAGCAGAAGCCCTTGGTGGAGCAGTGCATTCTTCAGCCTTAACATCTAATAGTCGAACAGAAACCATTCCTGATCAACAGCTAAGCATTCTGAACTCCATCACTGCCAATGAGCTGACAG cactgaCAAATAGCGTAGCAACAGTCTGCCACACTTCAGATGTGAACTGCCTGGATGATGCTTTTCCTCCTATGGACAGCTTACCCCGAGCACCAGTTAATCATGTGCCTGTTGGAACAGAAGAACTGCTTAACTTGCCAAGCAATGGTGAAAGtgattgttttaatttatttgagaCTGGCTTTTATCATTCAGAGCTAAACCCAATGAACATGTGCAGTGAAGAGACAGAAAGACCTGCAAAGAGATTGAAAATGGGAATTGCTGTCCCAGAATCTTTCATGAATGACGTCTCTGTAAATAACCTTGGTGTGGACTTTGAGAACCACACACATCATATTACCAGTGCCAAAATGGCTGTTTCAGTGGCTGACTTCAGCAGTCTATCTTCAAATGAGACAAATGGTTTTATCAACTCCCACACTCTTCACCAACACACCGCCCTTCATTCAGAATGA
- the MIER3 gene encoding mesoderm induction early response protein 3 isoform X1 — translation MAEASFGSSSPGSSSPAPARHPARRHTLRSPPAPSRNHPLLPPSLSSASCSIGSLSSEDHDFDPSAEMLVHDYDDERTLEEEEMMEESKNFGSEIEDLEKEGNMPLEDLLAFYGYEPTIPVMAGSSADSSPSELADELPDMTLDKEEIAKDLLSGDDEETQSSADDLTPSVTSHEATDFFPRPLRSNTTCDGDKESDGEDVEADNGNSSEDLRKEIMVGSQYQAEIPPYLGRHSDNDKAYENEDHLLWKPDVISESKVKEYLFETSLRTGNEKLIGRIPEGLHTRDNEQALYELLKSSHNVKEAIERYCSNGKTSQEEMTAWTEEECRSFEHALLIYGKDFHLIQKNKVRTRTVAECVAFYYMWKKSERYDYFAQQTRFGKKRYNHHPGVTDYMDRLVDEAEALGGAVHSSALTSNSRTETIPDQQLSILNSITANELTALTNSVATVCHTSDVNCLDDAFPPMDSLPRAPVNHVPVGTEELLNLPSNGESDCFNLFETGFYHSELNPMNMCSEETERPAKRLKMGIAVPESFMNDVSVNNLGVDFENHTHHITSAKMAVSVADFSSLSSNETNGFINSHTLHQHTALHSE, via the exons ATGGCGGAG GCTTCCTTTGGGAGTTCGAGCCCAGGTTCGTCCTCGCCAGCCCCGGCCCGGCACCCCGCCCGCCGCCACACGCTGCgctctcctcctgctccttcccgcaACCATCCCCTCTTGCCTCCTAGCCTTTCTAGCGCTTCATGTTCAA TTGGCTCTTTATCATCTGAAGATCATGACTTTGACCCTTCTGCTGAAATGCTGGTACATGATTATGATGATGAGCGAACTCTTGAAGAGGAGGAAATGatggaagaaagtaaaaatttCGGTTCTGAAATTGAAGATTTAGAAAAG GAAGGGAACATGCCGTTGGAAGATTTGCTGGCATTCTATGGCTATGAACCGACAATTCCAGTTATGGCAGGTTCCAGTGCGGATAGCTCTCCGAGTGAACTTGCAGATGAGCTTCCTGATATGACTCTAGATAAA GAAGAAATAGCTAAAGACCTCTTGTCAGGTGATGATGAAGAAACACAGTCCTCTGCTGATGACTTGACGCCATCTGTTACTTCACATGAGGCTACAGACTTCTTTCCTCGGCCGTTGCGAT cAAACACTACATGTGATGGAGATAAAGAATCAGATGGTGAAGATGTAGAAGCAGACAATGGTAACTCATCTGAAGATCTGAGAAAG GAAATAATGGTTGGTTCACAGTATCAGGCTGAAATTCCACCTTACCTTGGCAGACACAGTGATAATGATAAAG CGTATGAAAATGAAGATCATCTACTTTGGAAACCTGATGTGATCTCAGAAAGTAAAGTTAAAGAATACCTTTTTGAAACCTCCTtaagaacaggaaatgaaaaattaattggCAGAATTCCTGAAGGACTACATACACGGGATAACGAACAA GCACTGTATGAACTTCTCAAGAGTAGCCATAATGTTAAAGAAGCAATTGAGAGATACTGTTCAAATGGAAAGACATCTCAGG AAGAGATGACAGCATGGACAGAAGAAGAATGCAGAAGTTTTGAACATGCTCTTCTGATTTATGGTAAAGACTTTCATCTCATCCAAAAAAACAAG GTAAGAACCAGAACGGTTGCTGAGTGTGTGGCTTTCTATTACATGTGGAAAAAGTCGGAACGATACGATTACTTTGCTCAGCAAACAAGATTTGGAAAGAAGAGATATAACCATCATCCGGGAGTTAC AGATTACATGGATCGTTTGGTAGATGAAGCAGAAGCCCTTGGTGGAGCAGTGCATTCTTCAGCCTTAACATCTAATAGTCGAACAGAAACCATTCCTGATCAACAGCTAAGCATTCTGAACTCCATCACTGCCAATGAGCTGACAG cactgaCAAATAGCGTAGCAACAGTCTGCCACACTTCAGATGTGAACTGCCTGGATGATGCTTTTCCTCCTATGGACAGCTTACCCCGAGCACCAGTTAATCATGTGCCTGTTGGAACAGAAGAACTGCTTAACTTGCCAAGCAATGGTGAAAGtgattgttttaatttatttgagaCTGGCTTTTATCATTCAGAGCTAAACCCAATGAACATGTGCAGTGAAGAGACAGAAAGACCTGCAAAGAGATTGAAAATGGGAATTGCTGTCCCAGAATCTTTCATGAATGACGTCTCTGTAAATAACCTTGGTGTGGACTTTGAGAACCACACACATCATATTACCAGTGCCAAAATGGCTGTTTCAGTGGCTGACTTCAGCAGTCTATCTTCAAATGAGACAAATGGTTTTATCAACTCCCACACTCTTCACCAACACACCGCCCTTCATTCAGAATGA
- the MIER3 gene encoding mesoderm induction early response protein 3 isoform X4 — MAEASFGSSSPVGSLSSEDHDFDPSAEMLVHDYDDERTLEEEEMMEESKNFGSEIEDLEKEGNMPLEDLLAFYGYEPTIPVMAGSSADSSPSELADELPDMTLDKEEIAKDLLSGDDEETQSSADDLTPSVTSHEATDFFPRPLRSNTTCDGDKESDGEDVEADNGNSSEDLRKEIMVGSQYQAEIPPYLGRHSDNDKAYENEDHLLWKPDVISESKVKEYLFETSLRTGNEKLIGRIPEGLHTRDNEQALYELLKSSHNVKEAIERYCSNGKTSQEMTAWTEEECRSFEHALLIYGKDFHLIQKNKVRTRTVAECVAFYYMWKKSERYDYFAQQTRFGKKRYNHHPGVTDYMDRLVDEAEALGGAVHSSALTSNSRTETIPDQQLSILNSITANELTALTNSVATVCHTSDVNCLDDAFPPMDSLPRAPVNHVPVGTEELLNLPSNGESDCFNLFETGFYHSELNPMNMCSEETERPAKRLKMGIAVPESFMNDVSVNNLGVDFENHTHHITSAKMAVSVADFSSLSSNETNGFINSHTLHQHTALHSE, encoded by the exons ATGGCGGAG GCTTCCTTTGGGAGTTCGAGCCCAG TTGGCTCTTTATCATCTGAAGATCATGACTTTGACCCTTCTGCTGAAATGCTGGTACATGATTATGATGATGAGCGAACTCTTGAAGAGGAGGAAATGatggaagaaagtaaaaatttCGGTTCTGAAATTGAAGATTTAGAAAAG GAAGGGAACATGCCGTTGGAAGATTTGCTGGCATTCTATGGCTATGAACCGACAATTCCAGTTATGGCAGGTTCCAGTGCGGATAGCTCTCCGAGTGAACTTGCAGATGAGCTTCCTGATATGACTCTAGATAAA GAAGAAATAGCTAAAGACCTCTTGTCAGGTGATGATGAAGAAACACAGTCCTCTGCTGATGACTTGACGCCATCTGTTACTTCACATGAGGCTACAGACTTCTTTCCTCGGCCGTTGCGAT cAAACACTACATGTGATGGAGATAAAGAATCAGATGGTGAAGATGTAGAAGCAGACAATGGTAACTCATCTGAAGATCTGAGAAAG GAAATAATGGTTGGTTCACAGTATCAGGCTGAAATTCCACCTTACCTTGGCAGACACAGTGATAATGATAAAG CGTATGAAAATGAAGATCATCTACTTTGGAAACCTGATGTGATCTCAGAAAGTAAAGTTAAAGAATACCTTTTTGAAACCTCCTtaagaacaggaaatgaaaaattaattggCAGAATTCCTGAAGGACTACATACACGGGATAACGAACAA GCACTGTATGAACTTCTCAAGAGTAGCCATAATGTTAAAGAAGCAATTGAGAGATACTGTTCAAATGGAAAGACATCTCAGG AGATGACAGCATGGACAGAAGAAGAATGCAGAAGTTTTGAACATGCTCTTCTGATTTATGGTAAAGACTTTCATCTCATCCAAAAAAACAAG GTAAGAACCAGAACGGTTGCTGAGTGTGTGGCTTTCTATTACATGTGGAAAAAGTCGGAACGATACGATTACTTTGCTCAGCAAACAAGATTTGGAAAGAAGAGATATAACCATCATCCGGGAGTTAC AGATTACATGGATCGTTTGGTAGATGAAGCAGAAGCCCTTGGTGGAGCAGTGCATTCTTCAGCCTTAACATCTAATAGTCGAACAGAAACCATTCCTGATCAACAGCTAAGCATTCTGAACTCCATCACTGCCAATGAGCTGACAG cactgaCAAATAGCGTAGCAACAGTCTGCCACACTTCAGATGTGAACTGCCTGGATGATGCTTTTCCTCCTATGGACAGCTTACCCCGAGCACCAGTTAATCATGTGCCTGTTGGAACAGAAGAACTGCTTAACTTGCCAAGCAATGGTGAAAGtgattgttttaatttatttgagaCTGGCTTTTATCATTCAGAGCTAAACCCAATGAACATGTGCAGTGAAGAGACAGAAAGACCTGCAAAGAGATTGAAAATGGGAATTGCTGTCCCAGAATCTTTCATGAATGACGTCTCTGTAAATAACCTTGGTGTGGACTTTGAGAACCACACACATCATATTACCAGTGCCAAAATGGCTGTTTCAGTGGCTGACTTCAGCAGTCTATCTTCAAATGAGACAAATGGTTTTATCAACTCCCACACTCTTCACCAACACACCGCCCTTCATTCAGAATGA
- the MIER3 gene encoding mesoderm induction early response protein 3 isoform X2 produces MAEASFGSSSPGSSSPAPARHPARRHTLRSPPAPSRNHPLLPPSLSSASCSIGSLSSEDHDFDPSAEMLVHDYDDERTLEEEEMMEESKNFGSEIEDLEKEGNMPLEDLLAFYGYEPTIPVMAGSSADSSPSELADELPDMTLDKEEIAKDLLSGDDEETQSSADDLTPSVTSHEATDFFPRPLRSNTTCDGDKESDGEDVEADNGNSSEDLRKEIMVGSQYQAEIPPYLGRHSDNDKAYENEDHLLWKPDVISESKVKEYLFETSLRTGNEKLIGRIPEGLHTRDNEQALYELLKSSHNVKEAIERYCSNGKTSQEMTAWTEEECRSFEHALLIYGKDFHLIQKNKVRTRTVAECVAFYYMWKKSERYDYFAQQTRFGKKRYNHHPGVTDYMDRLVDEAEALGGAVHSSALTSNSRTETIPDQQLSILNSITANELTALTNSVATVCHTSDVNCLDDAFPPMDSLPRAPVNHVPVGTEELLNLPSNGESDCFNLFETGFYHSELNPMNMCSEETERPAKRLKMGIAVPESFMNDVSVNNLGVDFENHTHHITSAKMAVSVADFSSLSSNETNGFINSHTLHQHTALHSE; encoded by the exons ATGGCGGAG GCTTCCTTTGGGAGTTCGAGCCCAGGTTCGTCCTCGCCAGCCCCGGCCCGGCACCCCGCCCGCCGCCACACGCTGCgctctcctcctgctccttcccgcaACCATCCCCTCTTGCCTCCTAGCCTTTCTAGCGCTTCATGTTCAA TTGGCTCTTTATCATCTGAAGATCATGACTTTGACCCTTCTGCTGAAATGCTGGTACATGATTATGATGATGAGCGAACTCTTGAAGAGGAGGAAATGatggaagaaagtaaaaatttCGGTTCTGAAATTGAAGATTTAGAAAAG GAAGGGAACATGCCGTTGGAAGATTTGCTGGCATTCTATGGCTATGAACCGACAATTCCAGTTATGGCAGGTTCCAGTGCGGATAGCTCTCCGAGTGAACTTGCAGATGAGCTTCCTGATATGACTCTAGATAAA GAAGAAATAGCTAAAGACCTCTTGTCAGGTGATGATGAAGAAACACAGTCCTCTGCTGATGACTTGACGCCATCTGTTACTTCACATGAGGCTACAGACTTCTTTCCTCGGCCGTTGCGAT cAAACACTACATGTGATGGAGATAAAGAATCAGATGGTGAAGATGTAGAAGCAGACAATGGTAACTCATCTGAAGATCTGAGAAAG GAAATAATGGTTGGTTCACAGTATCAGGCTGAAATTCCACCTTACCTTGGCAGACACAGTGATAATGATAAAG CGTATGAAAATGAAGATCATCTACTTTGGAAACCTGATGTGATCTCAGAAAGTAAAGTTAAAGAATACCTTTTTGAAACCTCCTtaagaacaggaaatgaaaaattaattggCAGAATTCCTGAAGGACTACATACACGGGATAACGAACAA GCACTGTATGAACTTCTCAAGAGTAGCCATAATGTTAAAGAAGCAATTGAGAGATACTGTTCAAATGGAAAGACATCTCAGG AGATGACAGCATGGACAGAAGAAGAATGCAGAAGTTTTGAACATGCTCTTCTGATTTATGGTAAAGACTTTCATCTCATCCAAAAAAACAAG GTAAGAACCAGAACGGTTGCTGAGTGTGTGGCTTTCTATTACATGTGGAAAAAGTCGGAACGATACGATTACTTTGCTCAGCAAACAAGATTTGGAAAGAAGAGATATAACCATCATCCGGGAGTTAC AGATTACATGGATCGTTTGGTAGATGAAGCAGAAGCCCTTGGTGGAGCAGTGCATTCTTCAGCCTTAACATCTAATAGTCGAACAGAAACCATTCCTGATCAACAGCTAAGCATTCTGAACTCCATCACTGCCAATGAGCTGACAG cactgaCAAATAGCGTAGCAACAGTCTGCCACACTTCAGATGTGAACTGCCTGGATGATGCTTTTCCTCCTATGGACAGCTTACCCCGAGCACCAGTTAATCATGTGCCTGTTGGAACAGAAGAACTGCTTAACTTGCCAAGCAATGGTGAAAGtgattgttttaatttatttgagaCTGGCTTTTATCATTCAGAGCTAAACCCAATGAACATGTGCAGTGAAGAGACAGAAAGACCTGCAAAGAGATTGAAAATGGGAATTGCTGTCCCAGAATCTTTCATGAATGACGTCTCTGTAAATAACCTTGGTGTGGACTTTGAGAACCACACACATCATATTACCAGTGCCAAAATGGCTGTTTCAGTGGCTGACTTCAGCAGTCTATCTTCAAATGAGACAAATGGTTTTATCAACTCCCACACTCTTCACCAACACACCGCCCTTCATTCAGAATGA
- the SETD9 gene encoding SET domain-containing protein 9 isoform X2 codes for MAPAERGRERGAGPAWRCCGPAWRCCAGCGGAGTPISTASCPGWPSTSAGSAGGAGTLRYVPEGSQDKIISDEDVFETLLKVFTALLVNDLSRQVPALALLPGAVRSYARLRTAELAAGSRSRQEPLSPEEVLLRTLGFSVTRDRSSLLSAGTGVFVREGFVPKGAVVAMYPGTVYRKHEPIFFQSLGNPFIFRCIDGILIDGNDKGLSRSVYRSCSWRDQLGPFQMSDVSWLTAAPQNPLAVGQYVNNCSYDKAANVCYQEFDVPRHFPVELKQYLPNIVYSHEIDSHLRCVVLVTLRDINQGEELFSNYYTIVN; via the exons ATGGCGCCGGCGGAGCGCGGCCGTGAGCGAGGCGCCGGCCCGGCATGGCGCTGCTGCGGTCCGGCATGGCGCTGCTGCGCGGGCTGCGGCGGCGCTGGGACGCCTATAAGTACCGCTTCGTGCCCTGGATGGCCCTCAACGTCCGCCGGCAGCGCAGgtggggcggg GACCCTTCGGTACGTTCCCGAAGGCTCGCAGGACAAGATAATCTCCGATGAGGATGTCTTTGAAACGCTGCTGAAGGTCTTCACGGCGCTGCTGGTGAACGACCTCAGCCGGCAGGTGCCGGCCCTGGCGCTGCTCCCCGGCGCCGTGCGGAGCTACGCGCGGTTACGGACTGCCGAGCTGGCGGCTGGGAGTCGGAGCCGGCAGGAGCCGCTCAGCCCGGAGGAGGTCCTGCTGCGTACATTGGGCTTCAGCGTCACCCGAGACCGGAGCTCCCTGCTTTCCGCTGGGACCGGGGTCTTCGTTCGCGAAGGCTTTGTGCCCAAAGGGGCGGTTGTGGCCATGTATCCCG GTACAGTGTACAGAAAGCACGAGCCCATCTTTTTCCAGTCGCTTGGCAACCCGTTTATTTTTAGGTGCATAGATGGTATTCTTATAGATGGGAATGACAAAGGACTGTCGAGATCGGTGTACAG GTCTTGCAGCTGGAGGGATCAGCTTGGCCCCTTTCAGATGAGTGATGTGAGCTGGCTCACAGCTGCTCCACAGAACCCGCTGGCGGTGGGACAGTATGTGAACAACTGCTCCTATG aTAAAGCAGCCAACGTGTGTTATCAGGAGTTTGATGTGCCAAGACATTTTCCTGTGGAACTGAAACAGTATCTTCCAAACATCGTCTACAGCCACGAGATAGACAG CCACCTGAGGTGTGTAGTGCTCGTTACACTCAGAGACATCAACCAAGGAGAAGAACTCTTTTCTAATTACTACACCATCGTCAACTGA
- the MIER3 gene encoding mesoderm induction early response protein 3 isoform X3 has protein sequence MAEASFGSSSPVGSLSSEDHDFDPSAEMLVHDYDDERTLEEEEMMEESKNFGSEIEDLEKEGNMPLEDLLAFYGYEPTIPVMAGSSADSSPSELADELPDMTLDKEEIAKDLLSGDDEETQSSADDLTPSVTSHEATDFFPRPLRSNTTCDGDKESDGEDVEADNGNSSEDLRKEIMVGSQYQAEIPPYLGRHSDNDKAYENEDHLLWKPDVISESKVKEYLFETSLRTGNEKLIGRIPEGLHTRDNEQALYELLKSSHNVKEAIERYCSNGKTSQEEMTAWTEEECRSFEHALLIYGKDFHLIQKNKVRTRTVAECVAFYYMWKKSERYDYFAQQTRFGKKRYNHHPGVTDYMDRLVDEAEALGGAVHSSALTSNSRTETIPDQQLSILNSITANELTALTNSVATVCHTSDVNCLDDAFPPMDSLPRAPVNHVPVGTEELLNLPSNGESDCFNLFETGFYHSELNPMNMCSEETERPAKRLKMGIAVPESFMNDVSVNNLGVDFENHTHHITSAKMAVSVADFSSLSSNETNGFINSHTLHQHTALHSE, from the exons ATGGCGGAG GCTTCCTTTGGGAGTTCGAGCCCAG TTGGCTCTTTATCATCTGAAGATCATGACTTTGACCCTTCTGCTGAAATGCTGGTACATGATTATGATGATGAGCGAACTCTTGAAGAGGAGGAAATGatggaagaaagtaaaaatttCGGTTCTGAAATTGAAGATTTAGAAAAG GAAGGGAACATGCCGTTGGAAGATTTGCTGGCATTCTATGGCTATGAACCGACAATTCCAGTTATGGCAGGTTCCAGTGCGGATAGCTCTCCGAGTGAACTTGCAGATGAGCTTCCTGATATGACTCTAGATAAA GAAGAAATAGCTAAAGACCTCTTGTCAGGTGATGATGAAGAAACACAGTCCTCTGCTGATGACTTGACGCCATCTGTTACTTCACATGAGGCTACAGACTTCTTTCCTCGGCCGTTGCGAT cAAACACTACATGTGATGGAGATAAAGAATCAGATGGTGAAGATGTAGAAGCAGACAATGGTAACTCATCTGAAGATCTGAGAAAG GAAATAATGGTTGGTTCACAGTATCAGGCTGAAATTCCACCTTACCTTGGCAGACACAGTGATAATGATAAAG CGTATGAAAATGAAGATCATCTACTTTGGAAACCTGATGTGATCTCAGAAAGTAAAGTTAAAGAATACCTTTTTGAAACCTCCTtaagaacaggaaatgaaaaattaattggCAGAATTCCTGAAGGACTACATACACGGGATAACGAACAA GCACTGTATGAACTTCTCAAGAGTAGCCATAATGTTAAAGAAGCAATTGAGAGATACTGTTCAAATGGAAAGACATCTCAGG AAGAGATGACAGCATGGACAGAAGAAGAATGCAGAAGTTTTGAACATGCTCTTCTGATTTATGGTAAAGACTTTCATCTCATCCAAAAAAACAAG GTAAGAACCAGAACGGTTGCTGAGTGTGTGGCTTTCTATTACATGTGGAAAAAGTCGGAACGATACGATTACTTTGCTCAGCAAACAAGATTTGGAAAGAAGAGATATAACCATCATCCGGGAGTTAC AGATTACATGGATCGTTTGGTAGATGAAGCAGAAGCCCTTGGTGGAGCAGTGCATTCTTCAGCCTTAACATCTAATAGTCGAACAGAAACCATTCCTGATCAACAGCTAAGCATTCTGAACTCCATCACTGCCAATGAGCTGACAG cactgaCAAATAGCGTAGCAACAGTCTGCCACACTTCAGATGTGAACTGCCTGGATGATGCTTTTCCTCCTATGGACAGCTTACCCCGAGCACCAGTTAATCATGTGCCTGTTGGAACAGAAGAACTGCTTAACTTGCCAAGCAATGGTGAAAGtgattgttttaatttatttgagaCTGGCTTTTATCATTCAGAGCTAAACCCAATGAACATGTGCAGTGAAGAGACAGAAAGACCTGCAAAGAGATTGAAAATGGGAATTGCTGTCCCAGAATCTTTCATGAATGACGTCTCTGTAAATAACCTTGGTGTGGACTTTGAGAACCACACACATCATATTACCAGTGCCAAAATGGCTGTTTCAGTGGCTGACTTCAGCAGTCTATCTTCAAATGAGACAAATGGTTTTATCAACTCCCACACTCTTCACCAACACACCGCCCTTCATTCAGAATGA
- the SETD9 gene encoding SET domain-containing protein 9 isoform X1, giving the protein MALLRSGMALLRGLRRRWDAYKYRFVPWMALNVRRQRRTLRYVPEGSQDKIISDEDVFETLLKVFTALLVNDLSRQVPALALLPGAVRSYARLRTAELAAGSRSRQEPLSPEEVLLRTLGFSVTRDRSSLLSAGTGVFVREGFVPKGAVVAMYPGTVYRKHEPIFFQSLGNPFIFRCIDGILIDGNDKGLSRSVYRSCSWRDQLGPFQMSDVSWLTAAPQNPLAVGQYVNNCSYDKAANVCYQEFDVPRHFPVELKQYLPNIVYSHEIDSHLRCVVLVTLRDINQGEELFSNYYTIVN; this is encoded by the exons ATGGCGCTGCTGCGGTCCGGCATGGCGCTGCTGCGCGGGCTGCGGCGGCGCTGGGACGCCTATAAGTACCGCTTCGTGCCCTGGATGGCCCTCAACGTCCGCCGGCAGCGCAG GACCCTTCGGTACGTTCCCGAAGGCTCGCAGGACAAGATAATCTCCGATGAGGATGTCTTTGAAACGCTGCTGAAGGTCTTCACGGCGCTGCTGGTGAACGACCTCAGCCGGCAGGTGCCGGCCCTGGCGCTGCTCCCCGGCGCCGTGCGGAGCTACGCGCGGTTACGGACTGCCGAGCTGGCGGCTGGGAGTCGGAGCCGGCAGGAGCCGCTCAGCCCGGAGGAGGTCCTGCTGCGTACATTGGGCTTCAGCGTCACCCGAGACCGGAGCTCCCTGCTTTCCGCTGGGACCGGGGTCTTCGTTCGCGAAGGCTTTGTGCCCAAAGGGGCGGTTGTGGCCATGTATCCCG GTACAGTGTACAGAAAGCACGAGCCCATCTTTTTCCAGTCGCTTGGCAACCCGTTTATTTTTAGGTGCATAGATGGTATTCTTATAGATGGGAATGACAAAGGACTGTCGAGATCGGTGTACAG GTCTTGCAGCTGGAGGGATCAGCTTGGCCCCTTTCAGATGAGTGATGTGAGCTGGCTCACAGCTGCTCCACAGAACCCGCTGGCGGTGGGACAGTATGTGAACAACTGCTCCTATG aTAAAGCAGCCAACGTGTGTTATCAGGAGTTTGATGTGCCAAGACATTTTCCTGTGGAACTGAAACAGTATCTTCCAAACATCGTCTACAGCCACGAGATAGACAG CCACCTGAGGTGTGTAGTGCTCGTTACACTCAGAGACATCAACCAAGGAGAAGAACTCTTTTCTAATTACTACACCATCGTCAACTGA